A genomic window from Vigna radiata var. radiata cultivar VC1973A chromosome 2, Vradiata_ver6, whole genome shotgun sequence includes:
- the LOC106756631 gene encoding eukaryotic translation initiation factor 2D isoform X2, with product MFKKAVEAKSHQRLSGADRKKLRRSIKDKFQRVSDSDLDALLPPKAEIAVAKFQNRVHVYAVEGGFPMFFDVDGRGSDIFPTVYALWIVPELLPAFVLKGGEVSRFVIGGADLMFPGITVPPEGLPSFRAGEPWAVKVPGNPAPIAVGSTTMSSDEALKAGLRGKALRITHYYRDLLWESAEGCYVPNAGFFEDVVFEDPSSLQASCDSDSTDVTGETSTDHQNNQKSDGVVESLDVNELQHDSASGLMSPDDGENGAATGVTESMADLKLPDTASGNDPNDQQTLSTADIDSLLDKCLLQALHTTVKDKDLPLPGSTLWSNHVLPCRPSGITLDIKKSSYKKLSKWLQAKSTSGLISVKEDKHKKEVMLFSVNRNHADYSSFKPEKRRVEKSEQPSVQSANEVRTSKTLEVAEIYKPSVHVNAIFSAVGADPGKLFSASEATDIVFTYVEKENLVKPTNKSIVILDALLCDSLYKGAIKKGTTYPTEIHKKDLGSSFVSRMQPHHVVTRGNESVVRKGALKTIQLLTERRQGNKKVTKLSGMESFLIDAEALASELQKKFACSTSVAELPVDGMLMIPEIIKLRLWSLRWKG from the exons ATGTTCAAGAAGGCGGTGGAGGCGAAATCTCACCAGAGGCTCTCTGGTGCGGACAGAAAGAAGCTCAGACGAAGCATTAAGGACAAATTCCAGAGGGTTTCTGATTCCGACTTAGACGCCTTGCTTCCTCCCAAG GCAGAAATTGCAGTGGCCAAGTTTCAAAACCGTGTTCATGTGTATGCTGTCGAGGGAGGCTTTCCGATGTTCTTCGACGTTGATGGTCGCGGCTCTGACATTTTCCCAACAG TTTATGCACTGTGGATTGTCCCCGAGCTGCTGCCTGCGTTCGTGCTCAAGGGTGGTGAGGTTTCCCGGTTTGTTATTGGAGGCGCAGACTTGATGTTCCCAGGTATAACGGTGCCTCCCGAAGGTCTTCCTTCGTTTCGGGCAGGGGAGCCTTGGGCCGTCAAAGTACCCGGAAATCCTGCTCCTATTGCA GTTGGGAGTACCACCATGAGCAGCGATGAAGCATTGAAAGCTGGATTGCGTGGAAAGGCGCTAAGAATAACTCATTACTATCGTGATTTGCTTTG GGAATCTGCCGAAGGCTGTTATGTGCCTAATGCTGGTTTTTTCGAAGATGTCGTGTTTGAGGATCCTTCTTCGTTACAAGCTTCTTGTGATTCCGATTCAACTGACGTTACTGGTGAGACATCAACTGATCATCAGAACAACCAAAAAAGTGACGGAGTGGTGGAATCTCTGGATGTGAATGAGTTACAACATGATTCCGCCTCTGGATTGATGTCACCGGATGATGGTGAAAATGGTGCTGCGACTGGAGTAACTGAAAGCATGGCCGATTTGAAGTTACCGGATACTGCGTCTGGTAATGACCCTAACGACCAACAGACTCTATCAACTGCAGATATAGATTCCCTGTTAGATAAGTGCCTTCTTCAAGCTTTGCACACAACAGTGAAGGACAAAGACCTTCCATTGCCTGGAAGCACTCTATG GTCGAACCATGTATTACCATGCAGACCTTCAGGAATTACTTTGGATATCAAGAAATCTTCCTACAAAAAGTTATCAAAGTGGTTACAAGCAAAATCCACCTCTGGCTTG ATTTCAGTGAAAGAAGATAAACACAAAAAGGAAGTCATGCTGTTTTCAGTAAACCGAAACCATGCCGATTATTCATCCTTTAAGCCTGAAAAAAGGCGAGTTGAGAAAAGTGAGCAGCCTAGTGTTCAGTCTGCTAATGAAGTTCGTACGTCCAAAACTCTTGAAGTTGCTGAAATCTACAAGCCCAGTGTACATGTCAATGCCATATTTTCAGCTGTAGGAGCTGACCCAGGGAAACTTTTTAGTGCTTCTGAAGCTACCGATATTGTCTTCACatatgttgagaaagaaaatcttGTTAAACCAACAAATAAATCCATTGTGATTCTTGATGCACTGTTATGTGATTCACTGTACAAGGGGGCTATTAAAAAAGGAACAACTTATCCTACAGAAATTCACAAGAAGGATTTAGGATCATCATTTGTGAGCCGTATGCAGCCTCACCATGTTGTAACCAGAGGGAATGAATCTGTAGTTCGTAAAGGTGCACTTAAAACAATTCAGTTATTGACAGAACGACGGCAAGGCAACAAGAAGGTAACCAAACTCTCGGGTATGGAAAGTTTTCTTATAGATGCTGAAGCATTGGCGTCAGAACTGCAGAAGAAGTTTGCATGCAGTACCTCTGTCGCAGAACTGCCAG TTGATGGAATGCTGATGATACCTGAGATTATAAAACTACGTTTGTGGTCTCTTAGGTGGAAAGGATAA
- the LOC106756631 gene encoding eukaryotic translation initiation factor 2D isoform X1 → MFKKAVEAKSHQRLSGADRKKLRRSIKDKFQRVSDSDLDALLPPKAEIAVAKFQNRVHVYAVEGGFPMFFDVDGRGSDIFPTVYALWIVPELLPAFVLKGGEVSRFVIGGADLMFPGITVPPEGLPSFRAGEPWAVKVPGNPAPIAVGSTTMSSDEALKAGLRGKALRITHYYRDLLWESAEGCYVPNAGFFEDVVFEDPSSLQASCDSDSTDVTGETSTDHQNNQKSDGVVESLDVNELQHDSASGLMSPDDGENGAATGVTESMADLKLPDTASGNDPNDQQTLSTADIDSLLDKCLLQALHTTVKDKDLPLPGSTLWSNHVLPCRPSGITLDIKKSSYKKLSKWLQAKSTSGLISVKEDKHKKEVMLFSVNRNHADYSSFKPEKRRVEKSEQPSVQSANEVRTSKTLEVAEIYKPSVHVNAIFSAVGADPGKLFSASEATDIVFTYVEKENLVKPTNKSIVILDALLCDSLYKGAIKKGTTYPTEIHKKDLGSSFVSRMQPHHVVTRGNESVVRKGALKTIQLLTERRQGNKKVTKLSGMESFLIDAEALASELQKKFACSTSVAELPGKKGHEVLVQGGVIDDLARHLIEQYGVPKRYIEVLDKTKK, encoded by the exons ATGTTCAAGAAGGCGGTGGAGGCGAAATCTCACCAGAGGCTCTCTGGTGCGGACAGAAAGAAGCTCAGACGAAGCATTAAGGACAAATTCCAGAGGGTTTCTGATTCCGACTTAGACGCCTTGCTTCCTCCCAAG GCAGAAATTGCAGTGGCCAAGTTTCAAAACCGTGTTCATGTGTATGCTGTCGAGGGAGGCTTTCCGATGTTCTTCGACGTTGATGGTCGCGGCTCTGACATTTTCCCAACAG TTTATGCACTGTGGATTGTCCCCGAGCTGCTGCCTGCGTTCGTGCTCAAGGGTGGTGAGGTTTCCCGGTTTGTTATTGGAGGCGCAGACTTGATGTTCCCAGGTATAACGGTGCCTCCCGAAGGTCTTCCTTCGTTTCGGGCAGGGGAGCCTTGGGCCGTCAAAGTACCCGGAAATCCTGCTCCTATTGCA GTTGGGAGTACCACCATGAGCAGCGATGAAGCATTGAAAGCTGGATTGCGTGGAAAGGCGCTAAGAATAACTCATTACTATCGTGATTTGCTTTG GGAATCTGCCGAAGGCTGTTATGTGCCTAATGCTGGTTTTTTCGAAGATGTCGTGTTTGAGGATCCTTCTTCGTTACAAGCTTCTTGTGATTCCGATTCAACTGACGTTACTGGTGAGACATCAACTGATCATCAGAACAACCAAAAAAGTGACGGAGTGGTGGAATCTCTGGATGTGAATGAGTTACAACATGATTCCGCCTCTGGATTGATGTCACCGGATGATGGTGAAAATGGTGCTGCGACTGGAGTAACTGAAAGCATGGCCGATTTGAAGTTACCGGATACTGCGTCTGGTAATGACCCTAACGACCAACAGACTCTATCAACTGCAGATATAGATTCCCTGTTAGATAAGTGCCTTCTTCAAGCTTTGCACACAACAGTGAAGGACAAAGACCTTCCATTGCCTGGAAGCACTCTATG GTCGAACCATGTATTACCATGCAGACCTTCAGGAATTACTTTGGATATCAAGAAATCTTCCTACAAAAAGTTATCAAAGTGGTTACAAGCAAAATCCACCTCTGGCTTG ATTTCAGTGAAAGAAGATAAACACAAAAAGGAAGTCATGCTGTTTTCAGTAAACCGAAACCATGCCGATTATTCATCCTTTAAGCCTGAAAAAAGGCGAGTTGAGAAAAGTGAGCAGCCTAGTGTTCAGTCTGCTAATGAAGTTCGTACGTCCAAAACTCTTGAAGTTGCTGAAATCTACAAGCCCAGTGTACATGTCAATGCCATATTTTCAGCTGTAGGAGCTGACCCAGGGAAACTTTTTAGTGCTTCTGAAGCTACCGATATTGTCTTCACatatgttgagaaagaaaatcttGTTAAACCAACAAATAAATCCATTGTGATTCTTGATGCACTGTTATGTGATTCACTGTACAAGGGGGCTATTAAAAAAGGAACAACTTATCCTACAGAAATTCACAAGAAGGATTTAGGATCATCATTTGTGAGCCGTATGCAGCCTCACCATGTTGTAACCAGAGGGAATGAATCTGTAGTTCGTAAAGGTGCACTTAAAACAATTCAGTTATTGACAGAACGACGGCAAGGCAACAAGAAGGTAACCAAACTCTCGGGTATGGAAAGTTTTCTTATAGATGCTGAAGCATTGGCGTCAGAACTGCAGAAGAAGTTTGCATGCAGTACCTCTGTCGCAGAACTGCCAG GTAAAAAAGGGCATGAAGTTTTGGTTCAAGGAGGGGTTATCGATGACTTAGCTAGGCATTTGATTGAACAATATGGAGTGCCAAAGAGATACATTGAAGTTCTTGATAAAACCAAGAAATGA
- the LOC106756631 gene encoding eukaryotic translation initiation factor 2D isoform X3, whose amino-acid sequence MFKKAVEAKSHQRLSGADRKKLRRSIKDKFQRVSDSDLDALLPPKAEIAVAKFQNRVHVYAVEGGFPMFFDVDGRGSDIFPTVYALWIVPELLPAFVLKGGEVSRFVIGGADLMFPGITVPPEGLPSFRAGEPWAVKVPGNPAPIAVGSTTMSSDEALKAGLRGKALRITHYYRDLLWESAEGCYVPNAGFFEDVVFEDPSSLQASCDSDSTDVTGETSTDHQNNQKSDGVVESLDVNELQHDSASGLMSPDDGENGAATGVTESMADLKLPDTASGNDPNDQQTLSTADIDSLLDKCLLQALHTTVKDKDLPLPGSTLWSNHVLPCRPSGITLDIKKSSYKKLSKWLQAKSTSGLISVKEDKHKKEVMLFSVNRNHADYSSFKPEKRRVEKSEQPSVQSANEVRTSKTLEVAEIYKPSVHVNAIFSAVGADPGKLFSASEATDIVFTYVEKENLVKPTNKSIVILDALLCDSLYKGAIKKGTTYPTEIHKKDLGSSFVSRMQPHHVVTRGNESVVRKGALKTIQLLTERRQGNKKVTKLSGMESFLIDAEALASELQKKFACSTSVAELPDILMVICNELTY is encoded by the exons ATGTTCAAGAAGGCGGTGGAGGCGAAATCTCACCAGAGGCTCTCTGGTGCGGACAGAAAGAAGCTCAGACGAAGCATTAAGGACAAATTCCAGAGGGTTTCTGATTCCGACTTAGACGCCTTGCTTCCTCCCAAG GCAGAAATTGCAGTGGCCAAGTTTCAAAACCGTGTTCATGTGTATGCTGTCGAGGGAGGCTTTCCGATGTTCTTCGACGTTGATGGTCGCGGCTCTGACATTTTCCCAACAG TTTATGCACTGTGGATTGTCCCCGAGCTGCTGCCTGCGTTCGTGCTCAAGGGTGGTGAGGTTTCCCGGTTTGTTATTGGAGGCGCAGACTTGATGTTCCCAGGTATAACGGTGCCTCCCGAAGGTCTTCCTTCGTTTCGGGCAGGGGAGCCTTGGGCCGTCAAAGTACCCGGAAATCCTGCTCCTATTGCA GTTGGGAGTACCACCATGAGCAGCGATGAAGCATTGAAAGCTGGATTGCGTGGAAAGGCGCTAAGAATAACTCATTACTATCGTGATTTGCTTTG GGAATCTGCCGAAGGCTGTTATGTGCCTAATGCTGGTTTTTTCGAAGATGTCGTGTTTGAGGATCCTTCTTCGTTACAAGCTTCTTGTGATTCCGATTCAACTGACGTTACTGGTGAGACATCAACTGATCATCAGAACAACCAAAAAAGTGACGGAGTGGTGGAATCTCTGGATGTGAATGAGTTACAACATGATTCCGCCTCTGGATTGATGTCACCGGATGATGGTGAAAATGGTGCTGCGACTGGAGTAACTGAAAGCATGGCCGATTTGAAGTTACCGGATACTGCGTCTGGTAATGACCCTAACGACCAACAGACTCTATCAACTGCAGATATAGATTCCCTGTTAGATAAGTGCCTTCTTCAAGCTTTGCACACAACAGTGAAGGACAAAGACCTTCCATTGCCTGGAAGCACTCTATG GTCGAACCATGTATTACCATGCAGACCTTCAGGAATTACTTTGGATATCAAGAAATCTTCCTACAAAAAGTTATCAAAGTGGTTACAAGCAAAATCCACCTCTGGCTTG ATTTCAGTGAAAGAAGATAAACACAAAAAGGAAGTCATGCTGTTTTCAGTAAACCGAAACCATGCCGATTATTCATCCTTTAAGCCTGAAAAAAGGCGAGTTGAGAAAAGTGAGCAGCCTAGTGTTCAGTCTGCTAATGAAGTTCGTACGTCCAAAACTCTTGAAGTTGCTGAAATCTACAAGCCCAGTGTACATGTCAATGCCATATTTTCAGCTGTAGGAGCTGACCCAGGGAAACTTTTTAGTGCTTCTGAAGCTACCGATATTGTCTTCACatatgttgagaaagaaaatcttGTTAAACCAACAAATAAATCCATTGTGATTCTTGATGCACTGTTATGTGATTCACTGTACAAGGGGGCTATTAAAAAAGGAACAACTTATCCTACAGAAATTCACAAGAAGGATTTAGGATCATCATTTGTGAGCCGTATGCAGCCTCACCATGTTGTAACCAGAGGGAATGAATCTGTAGTTCGTAAAGGTGCACTTAAAACAATTCAGTTATTGACAGAACGACGGCAAGGCAACAAGAAGGTAACCAAACTCTCGGGTATGGAAAGTTTTCTTATAGATGCTGAAGCATTGGCGTCAGAACTGCAGAAGAAGTTTGCATGCAGTACCTCTGTCGCAGAACTGCCAG ACATATTAATGGTAATATGTAACGAGCTTACATATTAA
- the LOC106756631 gene encoding eukaryotic translation initiation factor 2D isoform X4 translates to MFFDVDGRGSDIFPTVYALWIVPELLPAFVLKGGEVSRFVIGGADLMFPGITVPPEGLPSFRAGEPWAVKVPGNPAPIAVGSTTMSSDEALKAGLRGKALRITHYYRDLLWESAEGCYVPNAGFFEDVVFEDPSSLQASCDSDSTDVTGETSTDHQNNQKSDGVVESLDVNELQHDSASGLMSPDDGENGAATGVTESMADLKLPDTASGNDPNDQQTLSTADIDSLLDKCLLQALHTTVKDKDLPLPGSTLWSNHVLPCRPSGITLDIKKSSYKKLSKWLQAKSTSGLISVKEDKHKKEVMLFSVNRNHADYSSFKPEKRRVEKSEQPSVQSANEVRTSKTLEVAEIYKPSVHVNAIFSAVGADPGKLFSASEATDIVFTYVEKENLVKPTNKSIVILDALLCDSLYKGAIKKGTTYPTEIHKKDLGSSFVSRMQPHHVVTRGNESVVRKGALKTIQLLTERRQGNKKVTKLSGMESFLIDAEALASELQKKFACSTSVAELPGKKGHEVLVQGGVIDDLARHLIEQYGVPKRYIEVLDKTKK, encoded by the exons ATGTTCTTCGACGTTGATGGTCGCGGCTCTGACATTTTCCCAACAG TTTATGCACTGTGGATTGTCCCCGAGCTGCTGCCTGCGTTCGTGCTCAAGGGTGGTGAGGTTTCCCGGTTTGTTATTGGAGGCGCAGACTTGATGTTCCCAGGTATAACGGTGCCTCCCGAAGGTCTTCCTTCGTTTCGGGCAGGGGAGCCTTGGGCCGTCAAAGTACCCGGAAATCCTGCTCCTATTGCA GTTGGGAGTACCACCATGAGCAGCGATGAAGCATTGAAAGCTGGATTGCGTGGAAAGGCGCTAAGAATAACTCATTACTATCGTGATTTGCTTTG GGAATCTGCCGAAGGCTGTTATGTGCCTAATGCTGGTTTTTTCGAAGATGTCGTGTTTGAGGATCCTTCTTCGTTACAAGCTTCTTGTGATTCCGATTCAACTGACGTTACTGGTGAGACATCAACTGATCATCAGAACAACCAAAAAAGTGACGGAGTGGTGGAATCTCTGGATGTGAATGAGTTACAACATGATTCCGCCTCTGGATTGATGTCACCGGATGATGGTGAAAATGGTGCTGCGACTGGAGTAACTGAAAGCATGGCCGATTTGAAGTTACCGGATACTGCGTCTGGTAATGACCCTAACGACCAACAGACTCTATCAACTGCAGATATAGATTCCCTGTTAGATAAGTGCCTTCTTCAAGCTTTGCACACAACAGTGAAGGACAAAGACCTTCCATTGCCTGGAAGCACTCTATG GTCGAACCATGTATTACCATGCAGACCTTCAGGAATTACTTTGGATATCAAGAAATCTTCCTACAAAAAGTTATCAAAGTGGTTACAAGCAAAATCCACCTCTGGCTTG ATTTCAGTGAAAGAAGATAAACACAAAAAGGAAGTCATGCTGTTTTCAGTAAACCGAAACCATGCCGATTATTCATCCTTTAAGCCTGAAAAAAGGCGAGTTGAGAAAAGTGAGCAGCCTAGTGTTCAGTCTGCTAATGAAGTTCGTACGTCCAAAACTCTTGAAGTTGCTGAAATCTACAAGCCCAGTGTACATGTCAATGCCATATTTTCAGCTGTAGGAGCTGACCCAGGGAAACTTTTTAGTGCTTCTGAAGCTACCGATATTGTCTTCACatatgttgagaaagaaaatcttGTTAAACCAACAAATAAATCCATTGTGATTCTTGATGCACTGTTATGTGATTCACTGTACAAGGGGGCTATTAAAAAAGGAACAACTTATCCTACAGAAATTCACAAGAAGGATTTAGGATCATCATTTGTGAGCCGTATGCAGCCTCACCATGTTGTAACCAGAGGGAATGAATCTGTAGTTCGTAAAGGTGCACTTAAAACAATTCAGTTATTGACAGAACGACGGCAAGGCAACAAGAAGGTAACCAAACTCTCGGGTATGGAAAGTTTTCTTATAGATGCTGAAGCATTGGCGTCAGAACTGCAGAAGAAGTTTGCATGCAGTACCTCTGTCGCAGAACTGCCAG GTAAAAAAGGGCATGAAGTTTTGGTTCAAGGAGGGGTTATCGATGACTTAGCTAGGCATTTGATTGAACAATATGGAGTGCCAAAGAGATACATTGAAGTTCTTGATAAAACCAAGAAATGA
- the LOC106756631 gene encoding eukaryotic translation initiation factor 2D isoform X5 codes for MFPGITVPPEGLPSFRAGEPWAVKVPGNPAPIAVGSTTMSSDEALKAGLRGKALRITHYYRDLLWESAEGCYVPNAGFFEDVVFEDPSSLQASCDSDSTDVTGETSTDHQNNQKSDGVVESLDVNELQHDSASGLMSPDDGENGAATGVTESMADLKLPDTASGNDPNDQQTLSTADIDSLLDKCLLQALHTTVKDKDLPLPGSTLWSNHVLPCRPSGITLDIKKSSYKKLSKWLQAKSTSGLISVKEDKHKKEVMLFSVNRNHADYSSFKPEKRRVEKSEQPSVQSANEVRTSKTLEVAEIYKPSVHVNAIFSAVGADPGKLFSASEATDIVFTYVEKENLVKPTNKSIVILDALLCDSLYKGAIKKGTTYPTEIHKKDLGSSFVSRMQPHHVVTRGNESVVRKGALKTIQLLTERRQGNKKVTKLSGMESFLIDAEALASELQKKFACSTSVAELPGKKGHEVLVQGGVIDDLARHLIEQYGVPKRYIEVLDKTKK; via the exons ATGTTCCCAGGTATAACGGTGCCTCCCGAAGGTCTTCCTTCGTTTCGGGCAGGGGAGCCTTGGGCCGTCAAAGTACCCGGAAATCCTGCTCCTATTGCA GTTGGGAGTACCACCATGAGCAGCGATGAAGCATTGAAAGCTGGATTGCGTGGAAAGGCGCTAAGAATAACTCATTACTATCGTGATTTGCTTTG GGAATCTGCCGAAGGCTGTTATGTGCCTAATGCTGGTTTTTTCGAAGATGTCGTGTTTGAGGATCCTTCTTCGTTACAAGCTTCTTGTGATTCCGATTCAACTGACGTTACTGGTGAGACATCAACTGATCATCAGAACAACCAAAAAAGTGACGGAGTGGTGGAATCTCTGGATGTGAATGAGTTACAACATGATTCCGCCTCTGGATTGATGTCACCGGATGATGGTGAAAATGGTGCTGCGACTGGAGTAACTGAAAGCATGGCCGATTTGAAGTTACCGGATACTGCGTCTGGTAATGACCCTAACGACCAACAGACTCTATCAACTGCAGATATAGATTCCCTGTTAGATAAGTGCCTTCTTCAAGCTTTGCACACAACAGTGAAGGACAAAGACCTTCCATTGCCTGGAAGCACTCTATG GTCGAACCATGTATTACCATGCAGACCTTCAGGAATTACTTTGGATATCAAGAAATCTTCCTACAAAAAGTTATCAAAGTGGTTACAAGCAAAATCCACCTCTGGCTTG ATTTCAGTGAAAGAAGATAAACACAAAAAGGAAGTCATGCTGTTTTCAGTAAACCGAAACCATGCCGATTATTCATCCTTTAAGCCTGAAAAAAGGCGAGTTGAGAAAAGTGAGCAGCCTAGTGTTCAGTCTGCTAATGAAGTTCGTACGTCCAAAACTCTTGAAGTTGCTGAAATCTACAAGCCCAGTGTACATGTCAATGCCATATTTTCAGCTGTAGGAGCTGACCCAGGGAAACTTTTTAGTGCTTCTGAAGCTACCGATATTGTCTTCACatatgttgagaaagaaaatcttGTTAAACCAACAAATAAATCCATTGTGATTCTTGATGCACTGTTATGTGATTCACTGTACAAGGGGGCTATTAAAAAAGGAACAACTTATCCTACAGAAATTCACAAGAAGGATTTAGGATCATCATTTGTGAGCCGTATGCAGCCTCACCATGTTGTAACCAGAGGGAATGAATCTGTAGTTCGTAAAGGTGCACTTAAAACAATTCAGTTATTGACAGAACGACGGCAAGGCAACAAGAAGGTAACCAAACTCTCGGGTATGGAAAGTTTTCTTATAGATGCTGAAGCATTGGCGTCAGAACTGCAGAAGAAGTTTGCATGCAGTACCTCTGTCGCAGAACTGCCAG GTAAAAAAGGGCATGAAGTTTTGGTTCAAGGAGGGGTTATCGATGACTTAGCTAGGCATTTGATTGAACAATATGGAGTGCCAAAGAGATACATTGAAGTTCTTGATAAAACCAAGAAATGA